A single Oryctolagus cuniculus chromosome 16, mOryCun1.1, whole genome shotgun sequence DNA region contains:
- the BTBD2 gene encoding BTB/POZ domain-containing protein 2, whose product MAAGGSGGRASCPPGVGPGAGGAPGPSANAAAPAPGNAAAAAAAAAAAAAAAAAASAPGPAPAAAAAAAAPGPGADAQAAGAEREEAAGALLREPAYNWQASKPTVQERFAFLFNNEVLCDVHFLVGKGLGAQRVPAHRFVLAVGSAVFDAMFNGGMATTSTEIELPDVEPAAFLALLKFLYSDEVQIGPETVMTTLYTAKKYAVPALEAHCVDFLKKNLRADNAFMLLTQARLFDEPQLASLCLESIDKHTADAIAAEGFTDIDLDTLVAVLERDTLGIREARLFSAVVRWSEAECQRQQLPVTPENKRAVLGAALGLIRFPLMTIEEFAAGPAQSGILGDREVVSLFLHFTVNPKPRVDFIDRPRCCLRGKECSVSRFQQVESRWGYSGTSDRIRFSVNKRIFVVGFGLYGSIHGPTDYQVNIQIIHTDSNTVLGQNDTGFSCDGSAGTFRVMFREPVEVLPSVNYTACATLKGPDSHYGTKGLRKVTHESPSTGAKTCFTFCYAAGNNNGTSVEDGQIPEVIFYT is encoded by the exons ATGGCGGCGGGAGGCAGCGGCGGGCGCGCGTCGTGCCCGCCGGGGGTCGGCCCGGGCGCGGGGGGCGCCCCGGGGCCCAGCGCCAACGCCGCCGCGCCCGCCCCGGGCaacgcggccgccgccgccgctgccgccgccgccgctgccgccgccgccgccgccgcctccgcgccCGGgccggcccccgccgccgccgccgccgccgccgcgccgggcCCCGGGGCGGACGCGCAGGCCGCGGGCGCCGAGCGCGAGGAGGCGGCGGGGGCGCTGCTGCGCGAGCCCGCGTACAACTGGCAGGCGTCGAAGCCCACGGTGCAGGAGCGCTTCGCCTTCCTCTTCAACAACGAGGTGCTGTGCGACGTGCACTTCCTGGTGGGGAAGGGGCTCGGCGCGCAGCGCGTCCCGGCGCACAG GTTCGTGCTGGCCGTGGGCAGCGCCGTCTTTGACGCCATGTTCAACGGGGGCATGGCCACCACGTCCACGGAGATCGAGCTGCCCGACGTCGAGCCCGCCGCCTTTCTGGCGCTGCTCAA GTTCCTGTACTCGGATGAGGTGCAGATCGGGCCCGAGACGGTCATGACCACGCTGTACACGGCCAAGAAGTACGCGGTGCCCGCGCTGGAGGCGCACTGCGTGGACTTCCTCAAGAAGAACCTGAGGGCCGACAACGCCTTCATGCTGCTCACGCag GCCCGCCTGTTCGACGAGCCGCAGCTGGCCAGCCTGTGTCTGGAGAGCATCGACAAGCACACGGCCGACGCCATCGCCGCCGAGGGCTTCACGGACATCGACCTGG ACACGCTGGTGGCGGTGCTGGAGCGCGACACACTGGGCATCCGGGAAGCGCGGCTGTTCAGCGCCGTGGTGCGCTGGTCCGAGGCCGAGTGCCAGCGGCAGCAGCTGCCCGTGACGCCCGAGAACAAGCGCGCGGTGCTGGGCGCCGCCCTGGGCCTCATCCGCTTCCCGCTCATGACCATCGAGGAGTTCGCGGCAG GCCCCGCCCAGTCGGGCATCCTGGGCGACCGCGAGGTGGTCAGCCTCTTCCTGCACTTCACCGTGAACCCTAAGCCGCGCGTGGACTTCATCGACCGGCCGCGCTGCTGCCTGCGCGGGAAGGAGTGCAGCGTGAGCCGCTTCCAGCAGGTGGAGAGCCGCTGGGGCTACAGCGGCACCAGCGACCGCATCAG GTTCTCCGTCAACAAGCGCATCTTCGTGGTGGGCTTCGGGCTGTACGGCTCCATCCACGGCCCCACCGACTACCAAGTGAACATCCAG ATCATCCACACGGACAGCAACACCGTCCTGGGCCAGAACGACACCGGCTTCAGCTGCGACGGCTCGGCCGGCACCTTCCGCGTCATGTTCCGGGAGCCGGTGGAGGTGCTGCCCAGCGTCAACTACACGGCCTGCGCCACGCTCAAG GGCCCCGACTCGCACTACGGCACCAAGGGCCTGCGCAAGGTGACCCACGAGTCCCCCAGCACCGGCGCCAAGACCTGCTTCACCTTCTGCTACGCCGCGGGAAACAACAACGGCACCTCGGTGGAGGACGGCCAGATCCCCGAGGTCATCTTCTACACCTAG